Proteins encoded by one window of Vigna radiata var. radiata cultivar VC1973A chromosome 5, Vradiata_ver6, whole genome shotgun sequence:
- the LOC106762223 gene encoding uncharacterized protein LOC106762223 has protein sequence MVDQDLSRLYPEHGSYFQAPGCQSMLRRILLLWCLRHPEYGYRQGMHELLAPLLYVLQSDLERLSEVRKLYEDHFTDRFDDLLGQENDLSYSFEFRKSRELMSDGFDSHGKSIKVNSLDELDPEIQTIVLLSDAYGAEGELGIVLSEKFMEHDAYCMFEALMNGAHGSVAMADFFSSSPISGSHSGLPPVIEASTALYYLLSQVDSSLHSHLFDLGVEPQYFSLRWLRVLFGREFSLGNLLIIWDEIFASENNSNGKGSDDCEFRILSSPRGAFISAMAVAMLLHLRSSLLATENPTRCLQRLLNFPEDINIQKLLEKARSLQALALSVDISTSSLLYIGFHYQSKSKYSRSVTLPSESLSPKTPLSLVPDSYWEEKWRVAQKAEEQRQDGREKQVPTRKKGWTEKVKFSLRRAESDPPRSRLSGKNFRRNLLQDLRKALGSDDDAEKMQPDETICQNENPSEAIQVQEDGSFNGDNNYSSDDRSPGVPFGSEEDLSIYSDPTSPPNEANDHEIISGEISVASNSSLFERNETSGISSPLPMPYPPEDIYQTSFCNTGNSECNETSDTSPNDQSRPISDLPENISQRSICNTRNSERNDSPLPISYSPDNIFWNTGNSECNETLDTSPNDPSLTSGCNNNNAENKATPPKEKKHNKFQWLWPFGRNTVEAISEKAGGSSQNSAPQATSSTTNDHGGSVSSRGESVDQNVMGTLKNIGQSMLDHIQVIESVFQQDRKGQVTAMTALKELRKISNLLSEM, from the exons ATGGTTGATCAGGATTTATCACGACTATACCCAGAACATGGCAGTTATTTTCAAGCACCAGGATGCCAAAGCATGTTGAGACGAATTTTGTTGCTGTGGTGTCTCAGGCATCCAGAATATGGATATAGACAAG GAATGCATGAGTTACTTGCTCCTCTGCTTTATGTACTGCAATCTGATTTGGAGCGCCTCTCAGAAGTTCGGAAGCTTTATGAAGATCACTTTACAGATAGATTTGATGACCTTTTAGGTCAAGAGAATGATCTTTCTTACAGCTTTGAATTTAGAAAGTCTCGAGAATTGATGAGTGATGGATTTGATTCCCATGGAAAATCCATTAAAGTCAATAGTCTTGATGAACTTGATCCTGAGATACAGACCATTGTATTACTAAGTGATGCTTATGGAGCTGAAGGTGAACTGGGCATTGTTTTATCTGAGAAATTCATGGAACATGATGCATACTGTATGTTTGAGGCTTTAATGAACGGGGCTCATGGTTCAGTTGCAATGGCtgatttcttctcttcctcACCTATATCCGGGTCCCATAGTGGCCTTCCTCCTGTGATTGAAGCTTCTACGGCATTGTATTATTTGTTGTCTCAGGTAGATTCATCTCTTCATAGCCATCTTTTTGATCTTGGAGTTGAACCCCAGTACTTTTCTCTTCGATGGTTGCGAGTTTTATTTGGTCGGGAGTTTTCACTTGGCAACCTTTTGATCATCTGGGATGAGATATTTGCATCCGAGAATAACAGCAATGGAAAAGGTTCTGATGACTGTGAGTTCAGAATCTTAAGTTCACCCCGTGGAGCATTTATCTCAGCTATGGCAGTGGCAATGTTATTGCATTTAAGATCTTCACTGCTTGCAACTGAAAACCCTACAAGGTGTCTCCAGAGATTATTAAACTTCCCTGAAGACATTAATATCCAAAAACTACTAGAGAAGGCCAGATCCTTGCAGGCTCTTGCTCTAAGTGTTGATATTTCAACCTCGTCACTTTTGTATATCGGGTTCCATTACCAAAGTAAATCGAAGTATAGTAGATCTGTGACCCTTCCATCTGAATCTCTGTCTCCGAAAACTCCCCTGAGTTTGGTACCTGATAGCTACTGGGAAGAAAAGTGGAGAGTTGCCCAGAAGGCTGAAGAACAAAGGCAAGATGGTCGAGAAAAACAGGTTCCAACTCGGAAAAAGGGATGGacagaaaaagtaaaattcagTTTGAGAAGAGCAGAATCTGACCCTCCTAGGTCAAGATTGAGTGGCAAAAATTTTAGGCGCAATTTGTTGCAAGATCTGCGCAAGGCACTTGGCTCAGATGATGATGCAGAGAAAATGCAGCCAGATGAAACCATATGCCAGAATGAGAATCCTTCTGAAGCAATTCAAGTACAAGAAGACGGTAGCTTCAATGGTGACAACAATTATTCATCTGATGATAGATCTCCAGGTGTACCTTTTGGCAGTGAGGAAGACTTGTCTATATATTCTGACCCAACTAGCCCCCCCAATGAGGCCAATGATCATGAAATAATCTCAGGGGAAATTAGTGTTGCATCTAATTCATCCCTGTTCGAACGCAATGAAACATCAGGTATTAGTTCGCCATTGCCAATGCCCTATCCTCCTGAGGACATTTATCAGACATCGTTCTGCAATACAGGAAATTCTGAATGCAATGAAACTTCAGATACCAGTCCCAATGATCAATCCCGTCCAATCTCTGATCTTCCTGAGAACATTTCTCAGAGATCAATCTGCAATACACGAAATTCTGAACGCAATGATTCACCCCTTCCCATCTCTTATTCTCCTGACAACATTTTCTGGAATACAGGAAATTCTGAATGCAATGAAACTTTAGATACCAGTCCCAATGATCCATCCCTAACGTCAGGGTGCAATAACAATAATGCTGAAAATAAAGCCACACCtcctaaagagaaaaagcatAATAAGTTCCAGTGGCTTTGGCCCTTTGGACGGAATACTGTTGAGGCTATATCTGAGAAAGCTGGTGGTAGCTCTCAAAACAGTGCTCCACAAGCCACCTCATCCACAACTAATGACCATGGTGGTTCTGTTAGCTCCAGAGGAGAATCGGTCGACCAGAATGTTATGGGCACTTTGAAGAATATTGGGCAGTCTATGCTTGACCATATTCAG GTAATTGAATCTGTCTTCCAACAAGACCGCAAAGGCCAGGTTACTGCCATGACAGCTCTCAAAGAGCTTCGGAAAATTAGCAATCTTTTGTCAGAGATGTAG
- the LOC106760077 gene encoding uncharacterized protein LOC106760077, translating into MDDKDQSNNPASPFYLHPGENPGLTLISQVLTDSNYTTWSRCMRRALLSKNKIKFIDGSIKKPQNSKDPMFDAWERCNVMVLSWITKTLSQQIAESVIYVEEAKELWDELKERFSKGDYFKISDLLQDIHSIKQGERSVSQFFTDLKILWEELESLRPIPNCTCKTPCSCQLSKISLKYREIEHVICFLKGLNETYNTVRTQILLMEPLPNINRVFSLIMQQERQEKSDVGTVVQNNSGETTRILANIADRNSNWRTEQTWRGQGRATGPHNQGRGRGRNPNHGKQCSYCNKMNHTVDECYSKHGFPPWYKKNDGTQEKRSGWSSTNVCQNNTRLKTTHQGTINTTLNKFTPEQVEKLLKMIEKVDDPIHNINQMQRNDKEDKPDKGEHYIEDDWVC; encoded by the exons ATGGATGACAAAGATCAATCCAATAACCCAGCAAGTCCTTTTTACTTACACCCTGGAGAGAATCCAGGACTAACCCTCATTTCCCAGGTCTTAACTGATTCTAATTACACTACTTGGAGCCGCTGCATGAGAAGAGCTCTTCTCTCaaagaacaaaatcaaatttattgatgGGTCTATCAAAAAACCCCAGAACAGCAAAGACCCTATGTTTGATGCATGGGAAAGATGCAATGTAATGGTACTCTCATGGATTACAAAAACACTTTCTCAACAGATTGCAGAAAGTGTGATATATGTTGAAGAGGCCAAAGAATTATGGGATGAATTGAAGGAAAGATTCTCTAAAGGTGACTACTTTAAAATCTCTGATCTTCTTCAAGACATTCATTCAATCAAGCAAGGGGAGAGAAGTGTCAGTCAGTTTTTTACTGATTTAAAGATCCTATGGGAAGAATTGGAATCTTTGAGACCAATACCCAACTGCACATGCAAGACTCCTTGCAGCTGTCAGCTCTCAAAAATTTCTCTAAAATACAGAGAAATAGAGcatgttatatgttttttgAAAGGGTTAAATGAGACCTATAACACTGTTCGAACCCAGATCCTATTGATGGAGCCCCTGCCCAATATTAATCGAGTATTCTCTCTCATTATGCAACAAGAGAGGCAAGAAAAGTCTGATGTTGGCACTGTTGTCCAGAATAATTCTGGTGAGACCACCAGAATTTTAGCCAACATTGCAGACAGAAACAGTAATTGGAGAACAGAACAGACCTGGAGAGGTCAGGGAAGAGCTACTGGACCACATAATCAGGGAAGAGGGAGAGGGAGAAATCCCAATCATGGAAAACAGTGTTCCTATTGCAATAAAATGAATCACACAGTTGATGAGTGCTACTCCAAGCACGGCTTTCCCCCCTGGTACAAGAAGAATGATGGCACTCAAGAGAAGAGAAGTGGATGGAGTTCCACTAATGTCTGCCAAAACAATACTAGACTGAAAACTACCCACCAGGGAACCATCAACACTACTTTAAACAAGTTCACACCTGAGCAAGTTGAAAAACTTCTCAAGATGATTGAGAAGGTCGATGACCCCATACACAACATCAATCAGATGCAGAGAAATGATAAGGAGGACAAGCCAG ATAAGGGAGAACActacattgaagatgattgggtaTGCTAA
- the LOC106759675 gene encoding DNA-directed RNA polymerase I subunit rpa49 — protein MDSDTDSPKSKTPRKEKNKKNKKKKDVPPQPDRIEVAVEVVREHPNKTAPVVGYFPSGFDPVKNHASGSGPSEFQLYRHRNMSKRMQLVVRPPGTSVEFVGTSFSGEAAAGHRTMFALGLLDKEAGTLKIVPIAGNKIFRLEPKVKGVDAADNEPASSTLEEMTPQQKFAETTAILGTKKDIEKAKKKLALKQDEDPNSQRNLNLKMKNVSVKESALQSTESHVSRNIPPYDTSATTPQEAYVLDKIILTGEWNYLEDIYYNLHQEEKADFSSYPTFVRNRVEGLRKIKDESEKRKLSCIFSYINHLIKFKDQHSFGVFSAKGHKIPNILRYKFSNMFAVSELRRLPPEKISLLISYVLVLTLFADNFQTDCTDIAKDLSMSVLAVRKVYEELGCKLIRQKGTLNSLSFTLSVPLTFPDLKNKGKRKR, from the exons ATGGATTCGGACACTGATTCACCAAAATCCAAAACTCCCAGAAAGGAgaagaacaagaaaaacaagaagaaaaaagatgtCCCCCCTCAACCTGATCGAATTGAGGTTGCGGTGGAGGTTGTCCGCGAGCACCCCAATAAAACAGCTCCTGTTGTTGGTTATTTTCCTTCGGGTTTTGATCCGGTTAAGAATCATGCCAGTGGTTCTGGTCCCTCTGAATTTCAACTTTACAGGCACAGGAACATGTCCAAGAGGATGCAGCTTGTTGTTCGCCCTCCTGGAACTTCGGTGGAATTTGTTGGAACTAGTTTTTCTGGAGAGGCTGCGGCTGGACACCGGACCATGTTCGCGCTCGGACTCCTTGATAAGGAAGCTGGGACCCTGAAGATTGTTCCCATTGCTGGTAATAAG ATATTCAGATTGGAGCCAAAGGTTAAAGGTGTGGACGCTGCTGACAATGAGCCTGCCAGCTCAACATTGGAAGAGATGACTCCACAGCAGAAGTTTGCAGAGACTACTGCTATATTGGGGACAAAGAAGGATATAGagaag GCTAAAAAGAAGCTAGCTCTCAAACAAGATGAAGATCCTAATTCTCAAAGGAatctgaatttgaaaatgaaaaatgtttctGTAAAAGAAAGCGCTCTTCAAAGTACAGAATCTCATGTTTCTCGCAACATACCACCATATGATACTTCTGCAACTACACCTCAGGAGGCATATGTATTGGACAAAATCATCCTTACAGGAGAATGGAATTATCTTGAAgacatttattataatttgcaTCAGGAAGAAAAAGCGGACTTCAGTTCTTATCCAACATTTGTTCGCAACAGGGTAGAGGGGTTAAGGAAAATTAAG GATGAGTCAGAAAAGAGGAAGCTTTCCTGCATATTCTCATACATCAATCATCTGATAAAGTTCAAAGATCAGCATTCCTTTGGTGTTTTCTCCGCAAAGGGCCATAAAATCCCCAACATCCTGagatataaattttcaaatatgtttgCTGTTTCTGAACTAAGAAGGCTACCCCCTGAAAAAATTTCTCTTCTCATAAGTTATGTGCTGGTGCTTACGCTTTTCGCTGATAACTTCCAAACTGACTGCACAGATATTGCAAAGGATCTGAGCATGAGTGTTTTGGCCGTGAGAAAAGTCTATGAGGAATTGGGTTGCAAATTAATCCGTCAGAAAGGCACTCTTAACAGTTTGTCTTTTACGCTTTCTGTCCCTCTTACATTTCCTGATTTAAAGAATAAAGGAAAGAGGAAGAGGTAG